One part of the Raphanus sativus cultivar WK10039 chromosome 7, ASM80110v3, whole genome shotgun sequence genome encodes these proteins:
- the LOC108815206 gene encoding probable inositol 3-phosphate synthase isozyme 3, whose amino-acid sequence MEHMVPLPGIYDPDFIAANQGSRANYLIKGTKKQQLDQVIKDIRDFKENNKVDRVVVLWTANTERYSNVVAGLNDTTENLMSSLDKNESEISPSTLYAIACVLENVPFINGSPQNTFVPGLIELAIKRNSLIGGDDFKSGQTKMKSVLVDFLVGAGIKPTSIVSYNHLGNNDGMNLSAPQTFRSKEISKSNVVDDMVASNGIMFESGEHPDHVVVIKYVPYVGDSKRAMDEYTSEIFMGGKNTIVMHNTCEDSLLAAPIILDLVLLAELTTRIQFKAENEGKFHSFHPVATILSYLSKSPLVPPGTPVVNALSKQRAMLENILRACVGLAPENNMILEYK is encoded by the exons ATGGAACACATGGTTCCCCTCCCTGGAATCTACGATCCAGATTTCATCGCAGCTAACCAGGGGTCACGAGCCAACTACTTGATCAAAGGAACCAAGAAACAACAGCTCGATCAAGTCATCAAGGACATCAG GGATTTCAAAGAGAATAACAAAGTGGATAGGGTGGTGGTGCTGTGGACGGCCAACACAGAAAGATACAGCAATGTGGTGGCTGGTCTTAACGACACGACGGAGAATCTAATGTCATCTTTGGACAAGAATGAGTCTGAGATTTCTCCTTCTACACTTTACGCCATTGCATGCGTTCTTGAGAACGTTCCTTTCATCAATGGAAGCCCACAAAACACTTTTGTCCCTG GGCTTATTGAATTGGCAATCAAAAGAAATAGCTTGATCGGTGGTGATGACTtcaagagtggtcagacaaagATGAAATCTGTCCTCGTCGATTTCCTTGTCGGCGCTGGTATCAAA CCAACGTCGATAGTGAGTTATAATCACCTTGGGAACAACGACGGCATGAATTTGTCAGCACCTCAAACATTCCGGTCAAAGGAGATATCAAAGAGCAATGTCGTCGACGATATGGTTGCTAGCAACGGTATTATGTTCGAGTCCGGTGAACATCCTGACCATGTTGTGGTCATTAAG TATGTGCCGTACGTAGGAGACAGCAAGAGAGCAATGGACGAGTACACATCAGAGATATTCATGGGAGGGAAGAACACAATTGTGATGCACAACACTTGTGAAGACTCACTCTTGGCTGCTCCCATCATTTTGGACCTTGTTCTCCTCGCAGAACTCACCACTAGGATCCAGTTCAAGGCCGAAAATGAG ggAAAGTTCCATTCTTTCCATCCGGTGGCTACCATCCTAAGTTACCTCTCGAAGTCACCATTG GTCCCACCCGGCACACCAGTTGTGAACGCTTTGTCTAAACAGCGTGCAATGCTTGAGAACATACTCAGAGCCTGTGTCGGACTTGCTCCAGAGAACAACATGATTCTCGAGTACAAGTGA
- the LOC108817845 gene encoding MADS-box protein FLOWERING LOCUS C isoform X2, with the protein MGRKKLEIKRIENKSSRQVTFSKRRNGLIEKARQLSVLCDASVALLVVSASGKLYSFSSGDNLVKILDRYGKQHDDDLKALERQSNPLNCGSHHELLELVERLVLTIRLFLSFDHKGIRVSCQSMNICSKLEESNVDNVSVGSLVQLEEQLENALSVTRARKTELMLKLVENLKEKEKLLEEENHVLASQGRLHHSGNLNQDEAFRLVEKAICRWRRIIL; encoded by the exons ATGGGGAGGAAGAAACTTGAAATCAAACGAATTGAGAACAAAAGTAGCCGACAAGTTACCTTCTCCAAACGACGCAACGGTCTCATCGAGAAAGCTCGCCAGCTTTCCGTTCTCTGTGACGCATCCGTCGCTCTCCTTGTCGTCTCCGCCTCCGGAAAACTCTACAGCTTCTCCTCCGGTGATAA CCTGGTCAAGATCCTTGATCGCTATGGAAAGCAACATGACGATGATCTTAAAGCCTTG GAGCGTCAGTCAAATCCTCTGAACTGTGGTTCACACCATGAGCTACTGGAACTTGTGGAAAGGTTAGTACTAACTATAAGACTTTTTCTCTCCTTTGATCACAAAGGAATTAGGGTTTCTTGTCAATCTATGAATATATGCAGCAAGCTTGAGGAATCAAATGTCGATAATGTAAGTGTCGGTTCCCTCGTTCAGCTGGAGGAACAACTTGAGAACGCCCTCTCCGTAACAAGAGCTAGGAAG ACAGAACTAATGTTGAAGCTTGTCGAGAACCTTAAAGAAAAG GAGAAATTGCTGGAAGAGGAGAACCATGTTTTGGCTAGCCAG GGAAGATTACATCATTCGGGGAACCTAAACCAAGATGAAGCTTTTAGGCTCGTAGAGAAAGCTATTTGCAG ATGGAGAAGAATAATCTTGTGA
- the LOC108817845 gene encoding MADS-box protein FLOWERING LOCUS C isoform X5 has translation MGRKKLEIKRIENKSSRQVTFSKRRNGLIEKARQLSVLCDASVALLVVSASGKLYSFSSGDNLVKILDRYGKQHDDDLKALERQSNPLNCGSHHELLELVESKLEESNVDNVSVGSLVQLEEQLENALSVTRARKTELMLKLVENLKEKEKLLEEENHVLASQGRLHHSGNLNQDEAFRLVEKAICRWRRIIL, from the exons ATGGGGAGGAAGAAACTTGAAATCAAACGAATTGAGAACAAAAGTAGCCGACAAGTTACCTTCTCCAAACGACGCAACGGTCTCATCGAGAAAGCTCGCCAGCTTTCCGTTCTCTGTGACGCATCCGTCGCTCTCCTTGTCGTCTCCGCCTCCGGAAAACTCTACAGCTTCTCCTCCGGTGATAA CCTGGTCAAGATCCTTGATCGCTATGGAAAGCAACATGACGATGATCTTAAAGCCTTG GAGCGTCAGTCAAATCCTCTGAACTGTGGTTCACACCATGAGCTACTGGAACTTGTGGAAAG CAAGCTTGAGGAATCAAATGTCGATAATGTAAGTGTCGGTTCCCTCGTTCAGCTGGAGGAACAACTTGAGAACGCCCTCTCCGTAACAAGAGCTAGGAAG ACAGAACTAATGTTGAAGCTTGTCGAGAACCTTAAAGAAAAG GAGAAATTGCTGGAAGAGGAGAACCATGTTTTGGCTAGCCAG GGAAGATTACATCATTCGGGGAACCTAAACCAAGATGAAGCTTTTAGGCTCGTAGAGAAAGCTATTTGCAG ATGGAGAAGAATAATCTTGTGA
- the LOC108817845 gene encoding MADS-box protein FLOWERING LOCUS C isoform X3, translated as MGRKKLEIKRIENKSSRQVTFSKRRNGLIEKARQLSVLCDASVALLVVSASGKLYSFSSGDNLVKILDRYGKQHDDDLKALERQSNPLNCGSHHELLELVERLVLTIRLFLSFDHKGIRVSCQSMNICSKLEESNVDNVSVGSLVQLEEQLENALSVTRARKTELMLKLVENLKEKEKLLEEENHVLASQITSFGEPKPR; from the exons ATGGGGAGGAAGAAACTTGAAATCAAACGAATTGAGAACAAAAGTAGCCGACAAGTTACCTTCTCCAAACGACGCAACGGTCTCATCGAGAAAGCTCGCCAGCTTTCCGTTCTCTGTGACGCATCCGTCGCTCTCCTTGTCGTCTCCGCCTCCGGAAAACTCTACAGCTTCTCCTCCGGTGATAA CCTGGTCAAGATCCTTGATCGCTATGGAAAGCAACATGACGATGATCTTAAAGCCTTG GAGCGTCAGTCAAATCCTCTGAACTGTGGTTCACACCATGAGCTACTGGAACTTGTGGAAAGGTTAGTACTAACTATAAGACTTTTTCTCTCCTTTGATCACAAAGGAATTAGGGTTTCTTGTCAATCTATGAATATATGCAGCAAGCTTGAGGAATCAAATGTCGATAATGTAAGTGTCGGTTCCCTCGTTCAGCTGGAGGAACAACTTGAGAACGCCCTCTCCGTAACAAGAGCTAGGAAG ACAGAACTAATGTTGAAGCTTGTCGAGAACCTTAAAGAAAAG GAGAAATTGCTGGAAGAGGAGAACCATGTTTTGGCTAGCCAG ATTACATCATTCGGGGAACCTAAACCAAGATGA
- the LOC108817845 gene encoding MADS-box protein FLOWERING LOCUS C isoform X4, producing the protein MGRKKLEIKRIENKSSRQVTFSKRRNGLIEKARQLSVLCDASVALLVVSASGKLYSFSSGDNLVKILDRYGKQHDDDLKALERQSNPLNCGSHHELLELVESKLEESNVDNVSVGSLVQLEEQLENALSVTRARKTELMLKLVENLKEKEKLLEEENHVLASQMEKNNLVRAEADNMEVSPGQISDINLPVTLPLLN; encoded by the exons ATGGGGAGGAAGAAACTTGAAATCAAACGAATTGAGAACAAAAGTAGCCGACAAGTTACCTTCTCCAAACGACGCAACGGTCTCATCGAGAAAGCTCGCCAGCTTTCCGTTCTCTGTGACGCATCCGTCGCTCTCCTTGTCGTCTCCGCCTCCGGAAAACTCTACAGCTTCTCCTCCGGTGATAA CCTGGTCAAGATCCTTGATCGCTATGGAAAGCAACATGACGATGATCTTAAAGCCTTG GAGCGTCAGTCAAATCCTCTGAACTGTGGTTCACACCATGAGCTACTGGAACTTGTGGAAAG CAAGCTTGAGGAATCAAATGTCGATAATGTAAGTGTCGGTTCCCTCGTTCAGCTGGAGGAACAACTTGAGAACGCCCTCTCCGTAACAAGAGCTAGGAAG ACAGAACTAATGTTGAAGCTTGTCGAGAACCTTAAAGAAAAG GAGAAATTGCTGGAAGAGGAGAACCATGTTTTGGCTAGCCAG ATGGAGAAGAATAATCTTGTGAGAGCTGAAGCTGATAATATGGAGGTGTCACCTGGACAAATCTCCGACATCAATCTTCCGGTAACTCTCCCATTGCTTAATTAG
- the LOC108817845 gene encoding MADS-box protein FLOWERING LOCUS C isoform X1 yields MGRKKLEIKRIENKSSRQVTFSKRRNGLIEKARQLSVLCDASVALLVVSASGKLYSFSSGDNLVKILDRYGKQHDDDLKALERQSNPLNCGSHHELLELVERLVLTIRLFLSFDHKGIRVSCQSMNICSKLEESNVDNVSVGSLVQLEEQLENALSVTRARKTELMLKLVENLKEKEKLLEEENHVLASQMEKNNLVRAEADNMEVSPGQISDINLPVTLPLLN; encoded by the exons ATGGGGAGGAAGAAACTTGAAATCAAACGAATTGAGAACAAAAGTAGCCGACAAGTTACCTTCTCCAAACGACGCAACGGTCTCATCGAGAAAGCTCGCCAGCTTTCCGTTCTCTGTGACGCATCCGTCGCTCTCCTTGTCGTCTCCGCCTCCGGAAAACTCTACAGCTTCTCCTCCGGTGATAA CCTGGTCAAGATCCTTGATCGCTATGGAAAGCAACATGACGATGATCTTAAAGCCTTG GAGCGTCAGTCAAATCCTCTGAACTGTGGTTCACACCATGAGCTACTGGAACTTGTGGAAAGGTTAGTACTAACTATAAGACTTTTTCTCTCCTTTGATCACAAAGGAATTAGGGTTTCTTGTCAATCTATGAATATATGCAGCAAGCTTGAGGAATCAAATGTCGATAATGTAAGTGTCGGTTCCCTCGTTCAGCTGGAGGAACAACTTGAGAACGCCCTCTCCGTAACAAGAGCTAGGAAG ACAGAACTAATGTTGAAGCTTGTCGAGAACCTTAAAGAAAAG GAGAAATTGCTGGAAGAGGAGAACCATGTTTTGGCTAGCCAG ATGGAGAAGAATAATCTTGTGAGAGCTGAAGCTGATAATATGGAGGTGTCACCTGGACAAATCTCCGACATCAATCTTCCGGTAACTCTCCCATTGCTTAATTAG
- the LOC108816685 gene encoding protein DOWNSTREAM OF FLC-like isoform X1, which produces MEMARSYVPLIAVMCVSLLPLAAMAAGTPFHIEGCVYCDTCRFGFETIATKYITGAKVKIVCKDSVTLKSEVVGEAVTGRRGRYRVAIKGDRQDQQCLAVLVESPMSNCQFPDPGRSTATVILTRSNGAASTRHFANALGFFRDQPLRGCAALRKHYLADGDYRAI; this is translated from the exons ATGGAGATGGCTAGATCATATGTACCTCTGATAGCTGTGATGTGCGTTTCACTACTGCCACTTGCGGCCATGGCGGCTGGAACGCCATTTCATATCGAAGGATGTGTTTATTGCGACACTTGCCGCTTTGGATTCGAGACAATCGCCACCAAATATATCACTG GGGCAAAAGTGAAAATAGTGTGCAAAGACAGCGTCACATTGAAATCGGAGGTGGTCGGTGAGGCGGTGACAGGACGGCGAGGAAGATACAGAGTTGCCATCAAAGGAGACCGACAGGACCAGCAATGTCTGGCTGTGCTCGTCGAGAGTCCTATGTCCAACTGCCAATTCCCTGATCCTGGTCGCAGCACTGCCACCGTAATCCTCACACGTTCTAACGGTGCCGCCTCTACTCGCCACTTCGCCAACGCCTTGGGATTCTTCCGGGACCAACCACTCCGCGGTTGTGCCGCTCTCCGCAAACACTACCTCGCCGATGGTGATTATCGAGCTATTTAA
- the LOC108816685 gene encoding protein DOWNSTREAM OF FLC-like isoform X2, translating to MARSYVPLIAVMCVSLLPLAAMAAGTPFHIEGCVYCDTCRFGFETIATKYITGAKVKIVCKDSVTLKSEVVGEAVTGRRGRYRVAIKGDRQDQQCLAVLVESPMSNCQFPDPGRSTATVILTRSNGAASTRHFANALGFFRDQPLRGCAALRKHYLADGDYRAI from the exons ATGGCTAGATCATATGTACCTCTGATAGCTGTGATGTGCGTTTCACTACTGCCACTTGCGGCCATGGCGGCTGGAACGCCATTTCATATCGAAGGATGTGTTTATTGCGACACTTGCCGCTTTGGATTCGAGACAATCGCCACCAAATATATCACTG GGGCAAAAGTGAAAATAGTGTGCAAAGACAGCGTCACATTGAAATCGGAGGTGGTCGGTGAGGCGGTGACAGGACGGCGAGGAAGATACAGAGTTGCCATCAAAGGAGACCGACAGGACCAGCAATGTCTGGCTGTGCTCGTCGAGAGTCCTATGTCCAACTGCCAATTCCCTGATCCTGGTCGCAGCACTGCCACCGTAATCCTCACACGTTCTAACGGTGCCGCCTCTACTCGCCACTTCGCCAACGCCTTGGGATTCTTCCGGGACCAACCACTCCGCGGTTGTGCCGCTCTCCGCAAACACTACCTCGCCGATGGTGATTATCGAGCTATTTAA